CTATAAATCGACTCCTGATTGGTCTTCGATTTTGTGCCGTTGATTACCAGACCGTCGAAACTGCCCTCAACCTGGAACTGAAAGACTTTGAAGACAGCATCCAACTCGCCTGCGCCACCCTCAATCAACTCGATGCGATCGTCACCCGCGATCGCCAAGACTTCAGGGGTAGCAATCTCCCGATTTACTCGCCCACAGAACTCTTAAACCAGCTTTAGCCAAAAAGTACCCATGAGCAACCCCATCGCCATTCCCTCCGTTTCTGTCACCTACGCCCAGGATGGCACCTCTACCAAAGCCAACGCTCTGGGAATGCGCCCCATGCAAGAACGCGCCTACCAAAAGCGCGGCGAACAATATCTGCTGATCAAATCGCCCCCGGCATCTGGCAAAAGTCGGGCACTGATGTTCATCGCCCTCGACAAACTAGAGAACCAGAAGCTCAAGCAAGCGATCATTGTCGTCCCCGAAAAAGCGATCGGCTCCAGCTTCCACAACGAGCCGCTGAGTCAGTTTGGCTTTTGGGCTGATTGGCAGGTCGAACCCCGGTGGAACCTCTGCGACGCACCAGGGGGAGACAATGGCGGCAAAGTCGATGCGGTGAAAAAATTCCTCGACAGCGATGCCAAGGTGTTGGTCTGTACCCACGCCACCTTCCGCTTCGCCGTGGATAAGTTTGGGGTAGAGGTGTTGGACGATCGCCTGATTGCCGTAGACGAGTTTCACCATGTTTCCGCCAAGCCCGACAACAAGCTGGGCGACCACATCCGCCAACTCATGACCCGCGACAAAACCCACATCGTCGCCATGACTGGCTCCTACTTTCGCGGCGATGCCGAAGCCGTGCTCCATCCCGACGACGAATCCCGCTTTGAAACCGTCACCTACACCTACTACGAACAGCTCAACGGCTACCAATACCTGAAGCAACTCGACATCGGTTACTACTTCTACGCTGGCAGCTACACCGACGAAATCATGCAGGTGCTTAACCCCAACGAAAAAACCATTCTGCATATTCCCAATGTCAACTCCCGCGAAAGCACCAAGGACAAGATCCGCGAAGTCGAACACATCATCGAAGAACTGGGCGAATGGCAGGGTATCGATCCAAAAACCGGGTTTCAACTGGTCAAAACCACCAACGGTAAGGTTCTCAAAATTGCCGATCTGGTAGACGATGATTCCACCAAACGCGATCAGGTCGCCGCTGCCCTCAAAGACTCCGCCCACAAGCACGATCGCGACCATGTGGACATCATCATTGCCCTCGGTATGGCAAAAGAAGGCTTCGACTGGATCTGGTGCGAACATGCCCTGACGATCGGCTACCGCTCCAGCCTGACGGAAATTATCCAGATCATCGGTCGCGCCACCCGCGATGCTCCCGGCAAGACCCGCGCTCGGTTCACGAACCTGATCGCCGAACCCGATGCCAGCGAAGCCGCCGTTACCGAAGCCGTGAATGATAC
This is a stretch of genomic DNA from Neosynechococcus sphagnicola sy1. It encodes these proteins:
- a CDS encoding DEAD/DEAH box helicase; the encoded protein is MSNPIAIPSVSVTYAQDGTSTKANALGMRPMQERAYQKRGEQYLLIKSPPASGKSRALMFIALDKLENQKLKQAIIVVPEKAIGSSFHNEPLSQFGFWADWQVEPRWNLCDAPGGDNGGKVDAVKKFLDSDAKVLVCTHATFRFAVDKFGVEVLDDRLIAVDEFHHVSAKPDNKLGDHIRQLMTRDKTHIVAMTGSYFRGDAEAVLHPDDESRFETVTYTYYEQLNGYQYLKQLDIGYYFYAGSYTDEIMQVLNPNEKTILHIPNVNSRESTKDKIREVEHIIEELGEWQGIDPKTGFQLVKTTNGKVLKIADLVDDDSTKRDQVAAALKDSAHKHDRDHVDIIIALGMAKEGFDWIWCEHALTIGYRSSLTEIIQIIGRATRDAPGKTRARFTNLIAEPDASEAAVTEAVNDTLKAIAASLLMEQVLAPRFEFKRKRSDNQPTPGFDYGQGGYDPGKCNVGVNPETGQIQLEIKGLAAPKSQEATRICREDLTELVTAFVQDKPTIERGLFDEELVPEELTQVRMGKIVKEKFPNLEEEDQEAVRQHAIAALNLVQQAKQAVNEASGTYSLLPSPLSRLGRGEKTVNPDDREAPKNTALIDGVRQFALSVTELDMDLIDRINPFGEAYAILAKSMSEERLKQVAEVIAAKRINLSVEEARDLAKRALRFKQEKRETPLPHGSGSLGKNGWQRESPSYNAK
- a CDS encoding type II toxin-antitoxin system VapC family toxin yields the protein MKILIDTNIVLDLILEREPFVEIAISLFEQIEQGNLTGYIAATTITNIFYIIRKTEGREVALAAINRLLIGLRFCAVDYQTVETALNLELKDFEDSIQLACATLNQLDAIVTRDRQDFRGSNLPIYSPTELLNQL